CACCGTGGCGGTCCATCTCCGCACCAGGTCGGGGAGATGGGGGACGCGCACCTGCAGCTCCGACGCCTCCTCCAGCACCTTCGACAGCCACTCGGCGCTCTCGTTCAGCTCCGGCCCGTGCGGCCTGGGGAGCGGGGCGATGACCACGCCGCGGCGGTTGCGGATCTCCACCAGCCCGTCCGCGGCCAGCCGCTGGTAGGCGGCGGAGACGATGCGGTGGTCCGTCTCGGACACCTGCGCCGCCTCGCGGATGCTGGGAAGGCGGTCGCCGGGGCGGAGATGCCCGGTGTGCACGCCCGCCGCCACGCCCGCCCGCAGCCGCGCCGCGAACTCGCCGCGGCCGCGCGGGGAAAGGAGCACGCGGCGCAGCTCGCCCGGCGACCACGGCTGCCGCCCGTCGGCCGCGGTCTCCGACGGCGCCGGCTCGCCCGCGCGGCGCATCAGCGCCACGGTGCCCGTCACCGCGCCGATGGCGTCGGTCACGGGCGCCAGCAGGAGCTCCACCTTGCGCGTCTTGCCGTCCGTGCACGCCGCCTCGGCCACTGCGCGGCAGGGCTCCGCGTCGGGGCCCGCGGCGCGCATGGCGTCGAGCAGGTGCAGCAGCTCGTCGGTGACCGCGGGGTTGGGGCGGCCGGCCAGCTCGTCCTCGCGCCACCCCAGCAGCCGCTCGGCGGCGCGGTTCCAGGTCAGCACCGTGCCGTCGAGGTCCATCGCCGCCGCGGCTGCGGGAAGCGAGTCGACCAGCGCCCGCAGCGCTTCGGCGTCTCCTCCCGCATCCTTGTCGACGGCCGGCGCGGACGAGGGGCGGAGCGACCACGCCACGCCCTCGCCCACGCCGCACGCCCACGCGGCCGCCTCCACGCGCACCGGCAGCCGGCGGCCGGGGCGGAGGCGCAGCTCCAGGCGGCGCGGCTCGATGCTGGCGCGCACCATCGCCAGCACGTCGCGGAGCGCGGGCCGGTCGCCCTCCATGACGAAGGTCTCCAGCGCGGCCCCGGCCAGGTCCTCGCGCCGCGCGCCGAGAAGGGTGCCGACGGCGGAGTTGGCGTGGCGCACCACGCCTTGGCTGTCCGTCACCAGCAGCGCGTCGGGCGACGCGGCGAAGAGCGTGCGGAACGGCTCCGCCTCGCCGGGTGCCGCGTCGCCCTCGCCCCGGCGCTCCGCGACGAGGGCCTCGCGCGCCTCGCGCAGCTCGGCGGCGGCCACGTGCAGCGCGCGCGACGCCTCGCCCAGCAGCTGGCGCAGGAGGTCGGGGTCGGCGCTGTCCTGCGTCTGGCGGAGGCGCGGCTCCAGCGAGTCGAGGAGATGGGCGATCGAGGTGTGGTCCTGCATCACTCGGCGGCAATGGCGGTCCGGCCGCGGGCGTCGGCAGCCGCGCGGCGAGGGACGACGGATGGGCGTCGAATTTTTCCCGGCTCGCTGCCGCAAGGTTCCGGCCAAGGGAAGTGCTGAGTGATGAGTACCGAAGTGCTGAGTGGGAATCCAGCCGGGGCGAGCCGCGGCTCGCGACCGCCGCCGCTCCTCAGCACTCAGCACTCAGCACTTCTATCGTTTCCATCCGTTCCGCGTACTTTCATCCCGCCCATGGCGCGGCGCTTGCGCGCGGCGCGCGGGCCGGGAACGACCACATACGACGGACGGAATCTGCATATGCCGGAGACGATCGACGCCAGCCGCAGGATCGTGATCGAATGCGTGGAGCCGGAGCTGGACTGCGGCCGCTACGCCGTCAAGCGCGAGGTGGGCGACACCGTGCAGGTGTTCGCCGACATCTTCAAGGAGGGGCACGACGCCATCGCCGCCGCCGTCCGCTACCGCGCCGAGGACGAGACGGAGTGGCGCGAGGCGCCCATGCGCTTCTGGGACAACGACCGCTGGACCGGCGCCTTCACCGTCGACCGCAACTGCCGGTGGTACTTCACCGTCGTCGCCTGGACCGACTGGTTCGGCACCTGGCAGTCGGACCTGCGGAAGAAGTACGACGCGGGGCAGAACGTCTTCCTGGAGCTGTTCGAGGGGGCGCAGCTCGTCGCCGTCGCCGCGGCGGAGGCGGCGGAGCCGGACGCGGGGAAGCTGCGCCGCTTTCTGGTCGAGATCCTGGGCGACGAGCGGGGGGAGATCACGCATCTCCACGAGGAGGCGGAGTTCGAGACCATCGCCTCCATCCTCGAGGCGGGCGACGGGGACCGCACGCTCGCAGATCGCGTGGCCGCGGCGCTCGACGCCGAACTGCTGGCGCTGATGGAGGCCAACCCCATCCGCACCGACCTGACCGAGTACGATCGTCTCCTCCCCGTGCAGGTGGACCGCGTGGCCGCCCGCTTCGCCGCGTGGTACGAGCTCTTCCCCCGCTCGATGTCCGACGATCCCGCGCGCCACGGCACCTTCCGCGACGTGATCGACAAGCTGCCGTACGTGCGGGAGATGGGGTTCGACGTGCTCTACTTCCCCCCCATCCACCCGATCGGCCGGCAGTTCCGGAAGGGGAAGAACAACACGCTGACACCGGCGGAGGACGATCCCGGCTCGCCCTACGCCATCGGCGGCGAGGGGGGCGGGCACCGCGACGTGCATCCCGAGCTGGGGACGCTCGCCGACTTCCGCGCGCTGGTGGACGCGGCGCACGAGCACGGGCTGGAGCTGGCGCTCGACTTCGCCATCCAGGTGTCGCCCGACCATCCCTACGTGGCCGAGCATCCCGGGTGGTTCTACGTCCGTCCGGACGGGACCATCAAGTACGCCGAGAATCCGCCGAAGAAGTACCAGGACATCTATCCCCTGAACTTCTACGGCGACGACTGGGAGGGGCAGTGGCGCGAGTGGCGCGACGTGATCCTGCACTGGGTGGCGCAGGGCGTCCGCATCTTCCGCGTCGACAACCCGCACACCAAGCCGGTGCAGTTCTGGGAGTGGATGATCCGCGAGGTGCAGCGCCAGTACCCGGACGTCATCTTCCTCTCCGAGGCGTTCACGCGGCCCAAGATGATGAAGGCGCTGGCCAAGGCGGGGTTCACGCAGAGCTACAGCTACTTCACCTGGCGCAACTTCAAGGGCGAGCTGATCGAGTACTTCACCGAGCTGACGCAGACGCCCACGAAGGAGTACTACCGGGCGAACCTCTTCCCCAACACGCCCGACATCCTCCCCGAGTTCCTGCAGCGGGGCGGGCGGCCGGCGTTCATGATCCGCGCGATCCTGGCGGCCACGCTGTCGACGGTCTACGGGATCTACAGCGGCTTCGAGCTGTGCGAGAACCGCGCGCTGCCGGGGAAGGAGGAGTACCTCGACAGCGAGAAGTACGAGATCAGGGCGTGGGACTGGGACCGGCCGGGGAACATCCGCCCGCTGGTCACGCGGCTGAACCAGGTGCGGCGGCAGAACCCGGCACTGCACGAGTACGACAACCTGCGCTTCTACGGGGCGGACGGCGACGACATCCTGTTCTACGGGAAGATGACGGAGGACCGCACGAGCATGGTGTTCGTGGCGGTGAACCTGGACCCGTTCGCCGCGCACGACACCGTGCTGCACTTCCCGCTGCACGAGATGGGGATCGGGTGGGGCGACCCGTGGGAGGTGGAGGAGCTGCTCACCGGCGAGCGCCACTTCTGGCACGGCGCCGACCAGTGGGTGCGGCTGGAGCCCGACGCCCCCGGGCGCATCTATCGCGTGCGCGCCTGGCGCAGCTCGGAGACGGGCTTCGACTACTTCATGGCGCCGACGCTGGTGTGAGGGGCGAGTGCGAAAGTGCGAAAGTGCGGGAACGGTGGGATCTGGCGCGAACTGGATGAAGTGACGATGCAGCGTCCACGCTGAGTTCTCCCCTCCCCTGCGCAGCGGGGGAGGGGCCGGGGGAGGGGGCCTGCCGGGGGCGGGCAGGATGCTCGTCGAGATGATGGACGCATCCAGGCCACCTCTCCCCGGTACGCGAGAGGGGCGAGCTTAACCGAGCCGGAGAGGGCTCGATAAATGGCAACGGCGACAGCAAATCCGCGCTGTCGCCGTTCTCCATTGGTCCTGCGTCTCAATTCAACGCACTTCCGCACTTCCGCACTTCCGCACCTTCGCACTCTCGCACCCGTCACCACCTCGGCTCGGCGGCCATCAGCGCGGCGATCTCGGGGCCGGGGAGGGGGTGCGAGAAGAGGTAACCCTGCCCGTACTCGCACTCCAGCGACCGCAGCTCGCGCAGCACCTCGGCGCTCTCGATCCCTTCCGTCACCACCGCCACGCCCAGCGCATGGGCGAGGGCGACGATGGTGCGGACGAGGGGCAGATTCGCGCTCTCGATCACGAACGAGCGGTCGATCTTCAGCGCGTCCAGCGGCAGCCGGTGCAGGTAGCCGAGCGACGAGTAGCCGGTGCCGAAGTCGTCGATGTGCAGCTGCACCTGCAGCGCCTTCAGCCGGTGCAGCGTGGCCGTCACCTGCTCGGTGTGCTGCATCAGCACGCTCTCGGTGATCTCCAGCTTCAGCGTCCCCGGCGCGATCCCCGTCTCCGCCAGCACGCGGGCTACCCGCTCGGGAAGGTCGGGCTGCAGGAACTGCCGCGCGGACAGGTTCACCGCCATGGTCAGCGGCGTATCGCCCCGATGCGCGTCCTGCCAGCGGCGCAGCGCGTGGCAGGCCTCGGCCAGCACCCACATCCCCATCGGCAGGATCAGCCCCGTCTCCTCGGCCAGGGGGATGAAGGCGTCGGGGGGAAGGAGCCCGCACTCGGGGTGCTGCCACCGCACCAGCGCCTCGAAGCCGGCGATCCGCCCCGTCCCCAGCGAGACGATGGGCTGGTAGTGCACGCGCAGCTCGCCGCGGTCCAGCGCGCGCCGCAGATCGGTCTCCATCCGCAGCCGGGCGATGGAGCGGGCGTGCATCTCGCGGTCGAACACCTCGTACTGCCCCTGCCGCCCGTCGCGGCTTCGCCCCAGCGCGATGGCCGCGTCGCGCAGCACGTCCTCGGCGCGCTCGTAGCCGGTGTAGCTGAGCGCGATCCCCACGCTGGCCCCCGTGGCCACCTCCGTCCCGGCCACGGCGAAGGGGCGGGCGATCGAGTCCTGCAGGCACGCGGCCACCCGCGTGGTCTCCGCGATCCCGTCGATCTCGTTCAGCAGCACCGCGAACTCGTCGCGCGCCACGTGCGCCACCAGCGCGTCGGGACGCACGCACTCGCGCAGCCGCGCGGCCACGGCCACCAGGAGCTCGTCCGCGGCGTCGCGGCCGAGCGAATCGGCCACCAGCTGGAAGCGGTCGAGCCCCACGGCCAGCACGGCGAAGTCGGCCTCGCCGCGGCGCTCGCGCTCCACCATCGCCTCCAGCCGGTGCGCGAACAGGCCGCGGTTGGGGAGGCCGGTGACGGGCTCGAAGAAGGCGTTGCGCAGGAGCTGGCGCTCCATCCCGCGCCGCTGGGTGATGTCCTCGCAGCAGGTGACCAGCCCCACCACCTCGCCGCGCGAGTCGCGCACCACGTCGGAGCGCAGGAGCACGGGAAAGACGCTGCCGTCGCGCCGCACGTTCACCGTCTCGCGGCTCCAGCCGGCCATCCGCGCCATCTCCCGGCTGGTGATGGGGCGCGCGTGCTCGGCCGGCGCGAAGATGCTGGCGTGGCGGCCGCGCAGCTCGTCGACCGACCAGCCGTGCATCGCCGCCTCGGCGGGGTTCGAGTAGAGGATGTGCCCGTCGGCGTCGGTGATGGTGACGCCGATCTGCATCGTCTCCACCGCCTTCTCCAGCATCCTCAGCGACAGCCGCCCGCGCGCGCCGGCGATGGCGCCCACGAACCCCGCCTCGGCCGCGGCCGCGGGACGGCGCTCGAGCAGGTCGCCCGCCATCGACGCCAGGTGGTCCAGCACCTCGGCGTCCTGGTCGCTCCAGGCGCGGGGGCGCGTGTCGATGGCGCACAGGCTTCCCGCCACGCCGCCGTCCGCGGTGCGGATGGGCACGCCCGCGTACGCCACCTCGCCCAGCCAGAGCCCCGGGTTCCTCACCACCTCGGGATGCGTGCGCGCGTCTTCCACCAGCAGCGCCCGCCCCGTGGCCGTGGGAATGCGGCAGAGCGAGCGCGAGATGTGCGCCGCCCGGCGCGCCCGCCAGCGCGGGTCGTGCCCCGCGCGGCCGTAGAAGGCGCGGCCGTCGTGCAGGTGGATGATGGAGACGGGGACTGCCAGCACGCGCTCGGTGAACGCGGCGAGCCCGGTCAGCGTGTCGGGAGCGGGCGCGGACGAGCCGCGCGGCGTGACAGCTTCGAGGTTCGAAGCGGGCATTCTCTCCCCTGTGGCGGGACAGGATTCATTCCGGTGGGGACGGAATGCGGCGCCGCTCCCGTTCGGAGCGCGGCGGCAGGGACGCTGGGGGGATTTTCGCCGTGCGGAGGTGTTGACGACCGAAAGTAAACGCGCGTCACCGCGCGCGGTACCTTTTTAACCGCTTTGTGCGGAAACGGCCATTTCTCGCCGTCTCCACGGGCATCCCCGCAGATCCCCAGGAGCGGGGAATACGTGCGCAAGTGGTTCTGCGTCAATCGGTTTACGCGGCGTGAGGTGAACAGATGTAGGGGATGACGGGGATCCGCGATCATCTACCCGGGTGTCTGCGGTCCTGATTTTTCATACAGAGAAGCCGGAGGATCACAGAGGCGCAGAGAACCCGATCGCGGTCCTGACATGACTGGTGTAGGGAGCCGAAGACGTAAAAAAGGGCGCGGGGGATGGTCTCCCCTGCGCCCTGTCTCTTCGTCCCGGCCGCGGGCGAAGGGGGAGCATCTCCCCCTCGCCACGTTCAAATTATAGCCCACCCGGGGGCTTGCGGCCAGCCCCCCGTCGTGCTGCAGAGTTGTCGGCGAAAAATCGCCCGGCGAGAGGTTGCCGACAACGCACGAGGGAGGGAGCGGATGGACCGCTACGTACTGGATTTCCAGGAGATTGACCAGACGCAGGTCGCGGTCGCCGGCGGCAAGGGCGCGCACCTGGGAGAGCTCTCGCGGATCGAAGGCATCCACGTGCCGGACGGCTTCTGCGTGACGACGGACGCTTTCCGGCGGATT
This DNA window, taken from Longimicrobium sp., encodes the following:
- a CDS encoding PAS domain S-box protein, with product MQDHTSIAHLLDSLEPRLRQTQDSADPDLLRQLLGEASRALHVAAAELREAREALVAERRGEGDAAPGEAEPFRTLFAASPDALLVTDSQGVVRHANSAVGTLLGARREDLAGAALETFVMEGDRPALRDVLAMVRASIEPRRLELRLRPGRRLPVRVEAAAWACGVGEGVAWSLRPSSAPAVDKDAGGDAEALRALVDSLPAAAAAMDLDGTVLTWNRAAERLLGWREDELAGRPNPAVTDELLHLLDAMRAAGPDAEPCRAVAEAACTDGKTRKVELLLAPVTDAIGAVTGTVALMRRAGEPAPSETAADGRQPWSPGELRRVLLSPRGRGEFAARLRAGVAAGVHTGHLRPGDRLPSIREAAQVSETDHRIVSAAYQRLAADGLVEIRNRRGVVIAPLPRPHGPELNESAEWLSKVLEEASELQVRVPHLPDLVRRWTATVPLHCLCVDATEDARTALAHEMSHQWGMKATPAPVDDVFDAVARHELAEAMREADLVVTTPFHAHVVRPLADTLGKPLVIATANPEMVATIEARLRRGPVTAVLADERYGDRLRAFEGGEGIRVVLAGDADAVAALDPAEPVVATLAALRRISAPLRLLVPAGHFVSPVAARAIARVLIAANVDAARLRGE
- a CDS encoding alpha-1,4-glucan--maltose-1-phosphate maltosyltransferase — its product is MPETIDASRRIVIECVEPELDCGRYAVKREVGDTVQVFADIFKEGHDAIAAAVRYRAEDETEWREAPMRFWDNDRWTGAFTVDRNCRWYFTVVAWTDWFGTWQSDLRKKYDAGQNVFLELFEGAQLVAVAAAEAAEPDAGKLRRFLVEILGDERGEITHLHEEAEFETIASILEAGDGDRTLADRVAAALDAELLALMEANPIRTDLTEYDRLLPVQVDRVAARFAAWYELFPRSMSDDPARHGTFRDVIDKLPYVREMGFDVLYFPPIHPIGRQFRKGKNNTLTPAEDDPGSPYAIGGEGGGHRDVHPELGTLADFRALVDAAHEHGLELALDFAIQVSPDHPYVAEHPGWFYVRPDGTIKYAENPPKKYQDIYPLNFYGDDWEGQWREWRDVILHWVAQGVRIFRVDNPHTKPVQFWEWMIREVQRQYPDVIFLSEAFTRPKMMKALAKAGFTQSYSYFTWRNFKGELIEYFTELTQTPTKEYYRANLFPNTPDILPEFLQRGGRPAFMIRAILAATLSTVYGIYSGFELCENRALPGKEEYLDSEKYEIRAWDWDRPGNIRPLVTRLNQVRRQNPALHEYDNLRFYGADGDDILFYGKMTEDRTSMVFVAVNLDPFAAHDTVLHFPLHEMGIGWGDPWEVEELLTGERHFWHGADQWVRLEPDAPGRIYRVRAWRSSETGFDYFMAPTLV
- a CDS encoding EAL domain-containing protein produces the protein MPASNLEAVTPRGSSAPAPDTLTGLAAFTERVLAVPVSIIHLHDGRAFYGRAGHDPRWRARRAAHISRSLCRIPTATGRALLVEDARTHPEVVRNPGLWLGEVAYAGVPIRTADGGVAGSLCAIDTRPRAWSDQDAEVLDHLASMAGDLLERRPAAAAEAGFVGAIAGARGRLSLRMLEKAVETMQIGVTITDADGHILYSNPAEAAMHGWSVDELRGRHASIFAPAEHARPITSREMARMAGWSRETVNVRRDGSVFPVLLRSDVVRDSRGEVVGLVTCCEDITQRRGMERQLLRNAFFEPVTGLPNRGLFAHRLEAMVERERRGEADFAVLAVGLDRFQLVADSLGRDAADELLVAVAARLRECVRPDALVAHVARDEFAVLLNEIDGIAETTRVAACLQDSIARPFAVAGTEVATGASVGIALSYTGYERAEDVLRDAAIALGRSRDGRQGQYEVFDREMHARSIARLRMETDLRRALDRGELRVHYQPIVSLGTGRIAGFEALVRWQHPECGLLPPDAFIPLAEETGLILPMGMWVLAEACHALRRWQDAHRGDTPLTMAVNLSARQFLQPDLPERVARVLAETGIAPGTLKLEITESVLMQHTEQVTATLHRLKALQVQLHIDDFGTGYSSLGYLHRLPLDALKIDRSFVIESANLPLVRTIVALAHALGVAVVTEGIESAEVLRELRSLECEYGQGYLFSHPLPGPEIAALMAAEPRW